The DNA sequence CCGGCACCCGCGGCCGCGCCCCCGGGTTGCCCGGGTCCTTGGCCCGGCTGGAGATCAGGCTGGCGCGGGCCACCAGCTGCAGCGGCTCCCACGGCGTGCGCACCTCCAGCGTGCCGCCGGCGGTGAGCGCGGGGAAGTTGACGGTCGCCGCGCCGGCCCGCTGCCAGGAGAGGCCGGCGCTGGCGCGCAGGCGACGGCCCAGGCTCACCTCGCCGGAGAGCTCCGCGCCGAGGGTGTCCAGGTGCTCCACGTTCCGGGCCTGCTGGCGCCAGTCGGAGGGCACCGCCGGGTCCGGCGGGCCCGGCAGGCCCGGCGCCGCCACGGTGACGAACTGGATGAGGTTGCCGTACCTGGAGCCGAAGAGGGTGGCGGTGACCGAGACGTGCCGGCCCTGCCGGTGGGTCCAGGCCAGCTCCAGCGACCGGACCGTCTCGGGGCGCAGCGCCGGGTTGGGCAGGTAGTCGGTGCCGTCCTCGAAGAAGGCCTCCGAGACGGAGGGCGGGCGGAAGCCGGTGGAGGCCACCACCTTCAGCACGTCGGCCGGTCGCGGCGTCCAGACCGCCGCCAGCTTGGGGGAGAAGCGGCCGCCGAAGATCGAGTTGTGGGCCGCGGTGACCCCGGCGTGGAGCCGCAGGTGGCCGGGCAGGTCGTGCTCGGCCAGGAGGTAGAGGTGCGCGGCGGTGAAGGCCTGGCGCAGGTCGGGCGAGCCGACGGTGGGGTCGGCCGGGGCGTAGGCCTGCTGCCGGGTGGCGTGGTGCTGCAAGGAGCCGCCGGCCACCAGCAGGGTGCTGCCCCGGGGGCGCCAGCTGGCCCGCACCTCCGCCGTGCCCCACCGATCGCTGCCGACGTCCTGGTAGGCGCCGGATCCCTCGGGCGGCGGCGCGTAGGCGTAGCGGTCGCGGAAGGCGTAGTCGTCGTAGGCGGCGCGCACCAGCAGCGCCAGGCGCGGCGCCGGCGCCCACTGCGCCGAGCCGTCGAGGGAGCAGGTGCGCACGCGCACCCAGCTCCCCCGGTCCCCCACCAGCCCCTCGTAGGGCGCGGTGGGGAGCCGGTGGAAGGCGTCGGCGCAGGCGGCGGTCACGGTGAGCGCCCGCCAGGCCACCCGCAGGTGGCCCGCCAGGGCCCCGGCGCCGTCGGCCCCGGTCACCACCCCGCCCGGCGGCGCCGGGCGCGCCGCGCCGGCCGCTAGCTCGGGGAAGGTCCAGGTGAGGGCGCGGCCGCCCGAGGCCGAGACGGCGCCGGCCAGGCTGGCCTCGCCGACCTGCCCCAGCAGCAGGGCCGAGCCCTCGCCGCCCACCAGGCGACCCTGGGCGGTCTCCAGGCCAGCCTGCAGCTCGCCGCCCCGCCCCTGGCGGCGCGTCACCACGTTGATGACGCCCAGGAAGGCGGTGGGCCCGTAGACGGCGCCCACCGGCCCCTTCACCACCTCGATCCGCTCCACCGCCACCAGCGGCACCGGCAGGTCGCGGTCCAGGTAGGACTGGCCCAGCGCCAGGCCGTTGTTGAGGGGGTGGCCGTCCACCAGCACCAGGAGGCGGGTGGTCCAGTCGAGCAGCGGCCCGACGCCGCGCACGCCCACCATCTGGAACAGGTCGTCGCGGTAGGTGAAGAGCCCGGGGACGCCGCGCAGCGCCTCGGCCAGGGTGCGGGCGCCGTGGGCGCGCAGCACCTCGCCCGGGATCACCACCACCGAGGCGGCGGCCTCGGCGGCCTGCTCCTCGTGCAGGGCCGCGGCCTCCACCGACGGGTCGAGCAGCGCCTCCAGCGGGATGTCGCCCAGGTCGGAGGCGGCGCCCGGCACCTCGGCCCTGGCCACGGCCGGCGCCAGCAGGAGGACCGCCGCCAGGGTGGTGCACCGCAGCTCAGGTCTCACGCAGCCTCCGCAGCAGCAGGTCGACGTCCACCGGCTTCTCCAGGACGCGGGCGCGCTCCCGCGCCATGGTCCGGACCGCCGTCTCGGTGAAGGCGCCCCGGTCATGAAGAGGAGCGAGGCCGCCAGCCCCGGGGCCACCTCGGCCAGGCCCGCCTGGAAGGAGGTGCCGTCCACCTGCGGCATCTCCAGGTCGCACAGCACGCGGTCGAAGCGCTCGCCCGCGCCGATCCGCTCCAGCGCCACGGAGGCCGAGCGCACCGCCACCACCTCGTGGAAGCGGGCCAGCTGCCGCTCCAGCGCGGCGGCCACGGCGGCCTCGTCGTCCACCACCAGGAGGCGCAAGCGCGGCGCGGCGGTGGCGGGCGCGGCGGGCGCGGGCGCCGCCGGCCGGGCGCGCGACGAGGGCGGCAGGAGCACCCGGAAGGTGGCGCCCCGGCCCGGCTCGCTCTCCACCTCGATGGCGCCGCCGTAGCTGGTGACGATGCCCTGCGAGATGGCCAGCCCCAGGCCGGTGCCGATGCCGGCCGGCTTGGTGGTGAAGAAGGGCTCGAAGAGGCGGGCCCGCACCTCCGGCGGGATGCCGTGGCCGGTGTCGCTCACCTCCACCACGGCCCGCCCGGCCGCGTCGGTGAAGGCGGCCAGCCGCACCCGGTTGGCCGCCGCGTTGCCGGCCGGGAGGGCCTGGGCGGCGTTGACCAGCAGGTTGAGGAAGACCTGCGTCAGGCGCACCTCGCTGGCCTCCACCCGCGGCAGCGGCCGGACATCCCGCTCCAGCAGGGCGCGGTGCTTGATCTCGTGGAGGGCCATCTCGACGGCGGCGCCCAGTGCGGCCTCGACGTCCACCGGCACGCGCACGTCGTCGTCGCCGCGGGAGAAGGCCTTGAGGCCGCGCACGATCTGGTGGACCCGGGTGGCGCCCTGGCGGGCGTCGGCCAGCGCCGGACCGACCTCGGCCAGCGCCTGGCGGGCCAGGGCCTGGCCGTCCTCCCCGCCCTGGTGCAGCGC is a window from the Anaeromyxobacter sp. genome containing:
- a CDS encoding TonB-dependent receptor gives rise to the protein MALSSLRARLLLLLVVVPATMTAPLVLLIQHRTAAQSRAWLESRSLGVARLLAIAVGPATDFDDEAAAGLALRHLEAVSGASYAALHRPDRSLLSSWRAGPSPPGWPPAGGGAVAFAEGLVHVAVPVASRIGPPATLVVGFTLEELAERQAEVRWLAVTAGGFLLALAAATALAGSRFLVRPLGRITDVATRITAGEEAAHQDLDLRRADEVGTLARAFDVMLGRLREQRAELERREESARALNGHLEDRVEERTGALAAANLTLQQRLAELKAAQEQLVVSERRAGVGQLAAGVAHEVNNPLSYVSGNLAFLADQLAEVQQALHQGGEDGQALARQALAEVGPALADARQGATRVHQIVRGLKAFSRGDDDVRVPVDVEAALGAAVEMALHEIKHRALLERDVRPLPRVEASEVRLTQVFLNLLVNAAQALPAGNAAANRVRLAAFTDAAGRAVVEVSDTGHGIPPEVRARLFEPFFTTKPAGIGTGLGLAISQGIVTSYGGAIEVESEPGRGATFRVLLPPSSRARPAAPAPAAPATAAPRLRLLVVDDEAAVAAALERQLARFHEVVAVRSASVALERIGAGERFDRVLCDLEMPQVDGTSFQAGLAEVAPGLAASLLFMTGAPSPRRRSGPWRGSAPASWRSRWTSTCCCGGCVRPELRCTTLAAVLLLAPAVARAEVPGAASDLGDIPLEALLDPSVEAAALHEEQAAEAAASVVVIPGEVLRAHGARTLAEALRGVPGLFTYRDDLFQMVGVRGVGPLLDWTTRLLVLVDGHPLNNGLALGQSYLDRDLPVPLVAVERIEVVKGPVGAVYGPTAFLGVINVVTRRQGRGGELQAGLETAQGRLVGGEGSALLLGQVGEASLAGAVSASGGRALTWTFPELAAGAARPAPPGGVVTGADGAGALAGHLRVAWRALTVTAACADAFHRLPTAPYEGLVGDRGSWVRVRTCSLDGSAQWAPAPRLALLVRAAYDDYAFRDRYAYAPPPEGSGAYQDVGSDRWGTAEVRASWRPRGSTLLVAGGSLQHHATRQQAYAPADPTVGSPDLRQAFTAAHLYLLAEHDLPGHLRLHAGVTAAHNSIFGGRFSPKLAAVWTPRPADVLKVVASTGFRPPSVSEAFFEDGTDYLPNPALRPETVRSLELAWTHRQGRHVSVTATLFGSRYGNLIQFVTVAAPGLPGPPDPAVPSDWRQQARNVEHLDTLGAELSGEVSLGRRLRASAGLSWQRAGAATVNFPALTAGGTLEVRTPWEPLQLVARASLISSRAKDPGNPGARPRVPAAGLLDLGANLEVPGADGLTLQLRAANLLSGAAPDPLPGDFAPVSELPATPRTFVLSLRWRWD